A region from the Desulfoglaeba alkanexedens ALDC genome encodes:
- a CDS encoding YkgJ family cysteine cluster protein, with protein MNRRPTGPGTSDSSEAPRSPATWDLETFRKNLEEHIEMLREDEETTVPPERLMLQLEHDSEFLEIVRNWERLEEARRTDAWKRALAIADKHAREVVPVCLRCGECCRQGSPTLHLEDLELLKAGKIPWDALVTLRRGEPVHSPFQERLFFLLDERIKIREKPGSHTCLFLEDGGSDCTIYDDRPLQCRAQACWDPTQARELAEQPYLRRADLFADVELLYELIAEHDRRCAFDRLRDAFERLDQTKGESAGEVLELIAYEEHFRGFLQKKLNIPQETMPLVFGRSFAELTALFGFRVETRPDGTRVLIAESA; from the coding sequence ATGAACCGAAGACCGACCGGTCCCGGCACGTCGGATTCCTCCGAAGCCCCCCGTTCACCGGCGACCTGGGATCTCGAGACCTTTCGCAAAAACCTGGAAGAACACATCGAAATGTTGCGGGAAGACGAGGAAACCACCGTCCCGCCCGAGCGCCTCATGCTGCAGCTTGAACATGACTCCGAATTCCTGGAAATCGTCAGGAACTGGGAGCGGCTGGAAGAAGCTCGACGCACCGACGCGTGGAAACGCGCGTTGGCGATCGCCGATAAGCATGCTCGGGAAGTAGTCCCCGTCTGCCTCCGTTGCGGCGAATGCTGCCGCCAGGGAAGCCCCACCCTCCACCTGGAAGACTTGGAACTGCTGAAGGCCGGAAAAATTCCCTGGGACGCCCTGGTTACCCTGCGCCGGGGCGAACCGGTCCATTCGCCTTTCCAGGAAAGGCTTTTCTTTCTGCTCGACGAACGCATCAAAATCCGAGAAAAGCCGGGATCTCATACGTGCCTGTTTCTGGAAGACGGCGGATCGGACTGCACCATTTACGACGACCGCCCGCTCCAATGCCGGGCCCAGGCCTGCTGGGATCCGACACAAGCCAGAGAACTGGCCGAACAGCCCTACCTCAGGCGGGCCGACCTGTTCGCGGATGTGGAACTCCTTTATGAACTCATCGCCGAGCACGACCGCCGCTGTGCCTTCGACAGGCTCAGGGACGCCTTTGAACGCCTGGATCAAACCAAGGGTGAATCAGCCGGAGAAGTTCTGGAACTCATCGCCTATGAAGAACATTTCCGGGGGTTTCTTCAAAAAAAGCTGAATATTCCTCAAGAAACCATGCCGCTCGTTTTCGGCCGGAGCTTTGCCGAACTTACGGCCCTCTTCGGCTTTCGCGTGGAGACCCGGCCGGACGGCACAAGGGTGCTTATTGCCGAATCCGCCTGA